aatcttaaagcttgcatgtaatatgAATGTTCATGACTTTAGTTTagggtttcatggattatgggaacgtaagatggaacctagaactaaaacaagagtccttgtggtcattgattTTAGGATgaaagatgattcacatgttgtcttaagatcctagctcattaatgcgggtttgcttgttagattttccaagggattggagtttaatagggaaaacctaggctctttctgtaagacccataaaaaatatatatatatatatatttctaatagtaatttttagcattttattagtaataataattttaatggatagaaaaatgtaaatttttggatataaaattatagtaattctagagggagagcttcaaaattttgataacttatttaggatttttttagaaaagtgaatagtgaatagtaaatagtaaatagtaaatagtaaatagtgaatagttaatagtgaatggttaaaaaaaaattattaaaataaattgtggaagagaacactccacgtagaattaatcattcagagataagaatggtgaataaaaaataatttttgaatagtaaaaatgaatagtaaaagtgaatagtaaaaatgaatagtaaaatttttggctataaatagccaaggggggaggctgaagatttacaccaaaattctagagaaattgtgagagaagagagttggaggaaattctagttgaagaggggaaattctggaagtttccggagaacggtttgagaagaggaaattaagtctggaatagaggtaaggggagctaactttgagtaattccttttatattatcttgagtcttgaatatgctatattttgcttttgtttgatcttaaatcttgaatatggaatattttgtttatgtatgatcttgaatttaaatgagagtatgtttttgtgttgatatccgagtgtgatagttgtaaattgtgatgttgaatatgttatgccatttgtatgttattagttgtttatttttgtaatttggaaggattagaaattgtctaaccggctctgccagattcaatttcttgtttccccaaacattttattgttttccttatttattttcattgtagtttggaaggattagaaattgtctaaccggctctgccagattcaatttcttgattccccaaatttttttatttctttccttacttattttattacatttttggaaggattagaagttgtctaaccggctctgccagattcaacttcttgtttccccaaactatttattgctttacttatttattttattgcaatttttggaaggattagaagttgtctaaccggctcttccagattcaacttcttatttccccaaacatgtattgttcttgttatttaattatattgtattgttggatggattagaagttgtctaaccggctctgccagattcaacttcttgtttccccataaaattttatattaagattatttttatgattgtcaaatattgtattcttctatgaccatttatagtaatattttattattgttaattatttataattatcttgtatgaattctattatggatgtttattgtgatgaatttattgaatgagtttgttggctgaaattgatcttgttggaaggtttggagaaagggttctgtaataacttgtatatgggtattaaatatacagatactgtttgaggttgttgtgagagaaagtaaaatattaaaattaggtattttagatttagagcataagagaacaaggtagataaattaaataaataaattgtaaattattaagggcctccctttgttggtaggatagaggaaccttaaaaacctgagttggcacatccctgatcatagagcagccctggcctggtccagtcagttgtgactagtcatatgtgctggcgtcgaaggtgagtttgatgcgttcagacatctgggtcctctccggtgaccaattggggtaaagaaagatctctaataggatgaaaataaaataaaataagtcaattgtagatgcataacgttatcatggtaaaaacttcatatatattttatttgttattacattgagcccagactttattatgtagttcctaagatatgttgatatatttttgttgatccataatctttgtttggtgaaaatatgttgagttatactcgttatgggcaaaatgagtttataatatgaagcatgatatttggcaatatgtttaatttattgataccaaaacgggttattatgaattcatgattaaagaatgaacatgatcgagttaggtggataagagggtatgaattgttggttttatgaaatgttggggtggatatgagaaattcattacttatgaaatgatcttactaccgggagtagtatgatcgagttataccatgagagtttggtatgaacaaagtaacattgaggtttatagaagcaggcagagaggggtctgaccataaggcttcagaaagtaagacatagtatataagtgaggcttaaggaagcaggcaaagagcggtctgaccataaggcttcatgagtaagcatggtacacttgtaagatttatgggaatgaggaagatgatcttgataatgatgaattaatgacatcggaataatgatattttatcaattgcaaaaatacatgattataatatttttattacaagtttaatgattttatgatatggttggcttatccttatttgtttgtactatgatcatataactcatgttatatgtgattagataatgttgcagatgcggttgaaaaagcttagagatgagagagatgcggggaaaaactttcaggaatttttgtaaaaagaataaatttgtattgggaagattatgttgtgtaaaacttataagttgaaatttcaatggtgaagactatattgtttaaagtttgtatgtttggtattgtactttggagtaattgaaataaagtttgattgtttatatgagatattaaattaatttagtctctactatcagtaataccctttaaaatatttgggtgttacactTTCACTTAAGGGATTAGGGTTAAAGTGTttttgtggattgactttagtaaattgatggaaaggagatgaaattgggtaagcacaagagtgaaatgggtgaaaactaaccttaacaatgtcatttcatatcatttctagtctATGCCATATCTAtgtgtcttcaataccaaagtccaaccatGTATGTTTGTAATTTTATCTCTTTGCACATGTTTGTAAATGAATGTTGTTCTATTAAGtttagatgagttgttaatcgcacaattctctagtattatgagtctcttgggaaaatgaTACCTGGTTTTACcatggtttattacttgaaacgatttggtatacttgtcAAAATCACCCAACACTTTCCTCTTGAACTTGAAGCGATTTCTTCTCATTTTCCTTACCCCATTTTTCTTCCTCAAAGAATTGCACATCTCTGctaacaataaatttattacaatgTGGCAAGAATATTCTATAGGCTTTTGATGTTGAGTTATAGCCTACAAAGATTCCCACTTCTTCCTTTTTATCATATTTGTCTCTCTTGATCTATGGAATATAAAAGAAACACAAGCAGCCAAAgacttttaaatttatcaattttggtttaaaacCATACCAAGCTTAAAATGAGGTTAATTTTGAAAGAGCTTTTGTTGGCAATCTATTCAACCAAAAAACAGAAGTGTTTGTAGCCTCTGCCCAAACTTTTTTCAGAAGATCTTTGTCATGAAGTAAACATCTCGTCATTTCCAAGACTGTTCTGGTTTTGCGCTCCATAACCTCATTTTGTTGTTGGGTATAAGGTGTTGTCAATTGATGTTTTATCCCTGCATCTTCACAAAACTTGTTGAACTTATCAGACGTATATTTTGTACCATTATCTGATCTTAATATCTACAACTTTCTTCCACTTTGATTTTCAACCTACACTTTAAACTTGTAAAATATGCTAGCAAcctcatttttgtttttcatgaaATAGATCCAACACATTCTTgataaatcatcaataaaagaaatatagtaCTTACTGCCATTTAGAGATGGGGTTTTCTGAGGTCCTTCGACATCCGTATATATTAACTGCAGCTTGTTTGTTACTCTTCAAGATTTGTCTTTTGGAAAAGACAACCTCGTTTGTTTTCTATATTGACAAGCACCGGATACATGTGATTTCTCTTCCAAGTCAGGCAACCCTTACAAGATCATTCTTCCACAAATAGAGCAAAGCGCTATGATGAAAATGACTCATCCTTGTGCACAAACCAACATTTTGTCTTCAACCTTGTGCATAACAAACTGCTCTTCATCAATCAAATTCAAGGCAAAGTTTTTGCCTTTCATTTGAACTTTGAATAATTCTTTATTATCTGAATCTTTAATCATGCAGATTTTATCTTCAAATAGAACTTTATAGCCTTTCTCTAGAATTGGTCAACACTCAACAAGTTTTGGTCAATTTCAAGAACGTATAGAATATCAGGAATTAATTTCAAGCTTGTGCAACCTTTAACCGCAATGGTTACTTTGTCCTTCACTGTTATTTTTGCTCTGTTTGCAATTCTGACTTTTGTGTTGTAGGTTGCATCAAGATCTTTGAATAATTCTTGATCGTAAGTCATGTGGTTCGTGCAATCACTATCAATTAACCAAATTTTTGTTGATCTTGCAGTAGCAAACCAAGAAATAACAAAAAGctcttcttcttcaccctcTTCAACAACAGCTTGTGCattctcttgtttttctttttatgactTGCAGATTTTCTCAACATGGCCTAATTATCCATATTTATGGCATTTCACATCTGGCCTCCATCAACATTTCGTTTGTGGATGAttgtttttcttacaaaaaggACATTGATGGAAAAACATGAGAGGATTTGCTATCATTTTTGTGGTTAAAACTTCCTGACttgcccttttttttttcaatgatttAACTACTAAAGCCCCTTCAATATTACCTTCTTGTCTCATGAGTCTTCTTTGTCCCGGAGCTTGAATTACGATCAAAAGTTCTGCCAAGGTAATAGTAGAAAGATTTTTTGAGTTCTCTAAGGAAGTCAATGTGACTTCATATCTTTCTGAAATTGTTTCAAGTATTTTTTGAACAATTCAAGAATCAAGAATGTCAATGCTAAAAAGTCATATTTTGATTGTCTCCGAATCTTTCATCCTCAACATATCAAGTTCTCGAACCCAATTCAAAGTTTGCATTCCTTTGATTCTCTCACTACCTTCATactcttccttcaaaaacttCTAGATTTCATGTGTCGTTTTCATTGTCGTTATTCTATTGAAAATGACCAAAGATATTGCTATGAACAACATTGATTTGGCTTTGAACTTTGGAAGCCTTCTTTCTTTGTGACTTTTCATTTGAGCAACTGTATGATTTTTTTGCAAGGAGACACTTCGTAGTCCTTTTCTACTACTTTACATACATCGTTAGCATCAAGATATGCTTTCATTTTGACAGGCCATATTTGATAGTTTAGTCTTTCAAATACAGACACAAAAATGGTAGTAAAAGATGTTTCAGATTTCATCTTATGTGTGGTGGCTATTTGGTGGTTGTAAGTGTTTGAGTTATATCGGAAGATACCTTATTGCTCTTGATACTAATTGTAGGATTTAAAGTATAAGatacaaaagaataaaagaaaaaatgatatattttattgagcataataataaatatttatgctacaaattaaaacataatcTAAAACAAATTTGAGAAATATTTGCTAAACTAATTAACTAAACCATGTATGAAATCCTCCTAAATAGCATAgaaatatatctttatttaattgattagaCTCTTCAACCACACGTTCTATGGAGTCACAGAATCTCATCAATGTATTACGCTACAATAACATACTTAAAGAACAATTACCTACAAGATCCGTTTGTATTGGTTTTGACTTTTCTTTGAAATGTGCTCCCATTATGCTAAGGCCGAAACTTGAGAGTTTTGGGTGCATGTTGTCATCCAAAAGAATGCTGGCAGAATTGATGCTGCGGTGAATGATGGTGCGCTTGAGTCCGGCATGAAGGTAGTGTAGTCCACGCGCTGCTCCTATGCAAATCTCTATCCTTTTTTTCCATGGCAGTGTTTCCCTAACCTCATCTAGGAGGTAGTAAAGTAGAGATCTATTGTATTCGTGCACAGTGATCTTCTCTTTTTTGTGGTTGCAAAATCCTACAATAGACACACAATTTGGATGATGAAGCTGACACAGTAACTCTACTTCTCTTTTGAACATTTCAATGTCTTCCACATTAAATCGCCTCACTGTGACTGCGTAATCAGAACCATCAATATGCTGGAGACAACCTTTGTATACTTTAACCCATCCTCGTGCAATTAGTCTCTTATGATCAAAATTGTTGGTTGACTTCTGAATATCAGCAAGAGAAAAATGATGACACAACTCTTCTATTACTGTTGGATATTGTCTTCCGGATGAACTTGACTCACCAAAACATTTCAGAAACATTATTACCTTTCTTGCCACAGATATTGAACTGAGTGTCTATTTGGTACGTACACCCATGGTTATATTTTAAAGCTTTTTGCTAGACACTGTATTCTTACTAATTTCGATCAATGCTTTAATTTGTTGATCAACGTCAAATAAAGAATATGAACTGCTTTTCATCTTCAACCATTGAAGGtgtgttttcttttcctgtCTGAAAAGATAAAGTGAAGCACACAAtaattgaaatagaaaaaagataACTTGAGTGTCTCCACCATCAACCTTCTTGAATGTTTAAAGAAAGGTTTGAACTCGTTTCATCCGAATGTCTCTTAAACACACCAATGAGGGTTTGTATTTGGAGgatatataattagttaatttttattcatttatatgataaacaatgttaaGAGTTTCATGTTAGTCCTAATTGGGAACGAAGTATTGTAACAATATTATGTACAAAGATAGAAATTTATTCTGCTCTCTTGGATTGTCTACTGTAAAACTCCTCCAGTAAATTTCTAAAAGTTTGTTAATTGCTTCAAATTGTTCATCTTTTGAGGGTGATAAATTATACTCATACAGAAGGTAGTGCCAAtcagtttgaaaatttgttatttgcCTGTGAAAGCTTGGTCTATGACTTTGCATCAACCTACTCTTGcaggaatagaaaaaaaattttgaCGGGCTAATTCGTCCAAAAGAGAACAACGTTTTCAAttcaaaaatccaaatcaactTTGCTCGTCGATAGTCTGACAGGCCAGATCCACGGATGAATGAGGCCAACCTGACAACCTAACTTGGTTAAAAAAAGATTGAATTTGTATCACTACACTTCATATTAACATAAAATGAGAATTTAACTAAGGTTTGACAACTCGATCAAATAATCCGAACTATAACTTATTTTAGTCCTTTTCAATCCAGAATCAACCTTTTTtgtatgtaaaaataaaaatttttagTATAACTCGTCAAGTTccagaaaaaagaagagaaagaagccGATAGGCTAGTTTACCAAGTCAACCAGACCAGATTATAAAGTTTAATCCGTTTTCAATTGATAAACATAGTCTAATCTGAATTATTTTTGATAGACTAATATCGGGTTAGGCTTAAACAAGTTGAATTGGTCCATTTTACCACTCTAGTTTTAGGTACGGTTGAACATAGCGTTTAATGTCATGATTCATGTAATGCCAAAAGACTTGCTTGAAATCCTTACCATAATTTTTGCAATCCCTGCTTGCCTTCTTACAGAAGAACTGTGATACTCGTTTACAATTGTGGTCGTAAGATGTAGCTGGTTTTTGTCATACAGAGCATGCTTAACTTCCATTGTTGGTTGTTCATCCTGCATCCTACTGTGATATTGTTACGATATAAGGTAGGAGTAATAATAAGGGTTGAAAAGAATATAAACAGACagaatatttagtataaattaattagaataaataaatatagtataacttaattagagtaaataaatatatatttaaagaaatattcaatataagatatttataattaaggatatatgtTAGGATAATATacggagagatatttatattaaatatagggatatttatattaaatattaaatataaggatatttatattaaatgcagatatattctagagaaatatttaataagagatggacgggaaataattaatataaataaagttagagtctagggttaaagacatgtttttcattattgagttttgtgacagacattattgtcttgtgagggaggttttattgagttttgtgacagacattattgtcattgtcttgtgagggaggttatgcttccaaaagtaattgaaggaggttatgctccaaATTATTGTTTACCCTTGTTTATtgagatattaccatcaataaaagagattcattcatctGTTATCATTCTTTTATTGTTCTATTACGTGTGTGAGAGTGTGAAAGGGTGTATTTGGCTAGTTTACGTACTTAGGtacgtaacaattggtccgacctgtcgGATCGTCAAGGGAGGAAACTGTCGGATCCTAATAGAGACGAGTGAAAGACATAATGGAGGAAAGAATGAATGCAGTTGAAGGGAAACTGGAGAGCATGGGGCAGAGACGAACATGGAGTTGTCCCTAAGGAGGTTGAAGGCAGAGTTGAGTGGAATACGCCATGAAGTCCAAGCTCCAAATGGGAAGGGACTGGACCCGAACGATAGTGGACTAATGAATCCGAAAGTGAGCGAATTGCCAGAATCGAACGATAGCAGACTGTTGGATCCGAACGTGAAAGAACGGACAGAACCTACAGAGAGAGGACTTATTGAGCCGAACGGGAGGAGACGGCCAGAACCGAACATGAGAAAACTACCTGAACCAAACGGTCTAGTATTGGAAGGAAGAATGAAGGCTTTGGAAGGAAGAAGTGGTAACCAGAATGCTGGATGAAGAATGGAAGACATTAGAGAAGGTTTTACCACCACCTAAACCTCCATACATGAATTGATGAGGAGCCATGAGATCAAGCTCCCcgtttccaaccttgaggacaaggttgttttgcagcggggtgtaatgttaCGATATAAGGTAggggtaataataagggttggaaagtatatgagcagagagaatatttagtataagttaattagagtaaataaatatatatttagggaaatattcaacatatttataattaaggatatatgctaggataatatacggagagatatttatattaaacatagggatatttatattaaatattaaatataaggatatttatattaaatgcagatatattctagagaaatatttaataagagatggacgataattaatataaataaagttagagtctaggattattgagttttgtgaccGACATTATTGtgttgtgagggaggttatgctcccaaagtaattgaaggaggttatgcttcCAATTAcccttgtttattcagatattaccatccgttattatttgtttattgttcTATTACGTATGTGAGAATATGAAAGGGTGTATTTGGCTAGTTTACGtaggtgtatatatatatataaagacttACCAACACTACGCTGCAACTTTCACTGCCTTCAAATTTGTACTAGCCGAAAACGATTACAATCACAACTTCCTTTAAAATCACTTTCACAAAAATACTAAGAACAAAGAAAGCTACAAAAGCTAGAGATATCTTAATCAAACTTCACTACTTCAAAAGCCCACTAAATTACCTATGGAACATGTCTTCCGAGTCACTGTATACGGTTTCCTGTTCTTTCAGGCCAATGACAAACTCA
This sequence is a window from Vigna angularis cultivar LongXiaoDou No.4 chromosome 2, ASM1680809v1, whole genome shotgun sequence. Protein-coding genes within it:
- the LOC108327132 gene encoding receptor-like protein kinase FERONIA, translated to MFLKCFGESSSSGRQYPTVIEELCHHFSLADIQKSTNNFDHKRLIARGWVKVYKGCLQHIDGSDYAVTVRRFNVEDIEMFKREVELLCQLHHPNCVSIVGFCNHKKEKITVHEYNRSLLYYLLDEVRETLPWKKRIEICIGAARGLHYLHAGLKRTIIHRSINSASILLDDNMHPKLSSFGLSIMGAHFKEKSKPIQTDLVGNCSLSMLL